In Remersonia thermophila strain ATCC 22073 chromosome 5, whole genome shotgun sequence, the following proteins share a genomic window:
- a CDS encoding mitochondrial 54S ribosomal protein uL4m has protein sequence MAGKGIKSLSEALRGLSLGAQPCRTRPARKAAMGCTRTMATAVEGKPSNITRSVSEVYTPLTTVPVTIHAFPTLEPRSLEAWSTKHLYLPLRRDILHLAVVYEGDKTRQGTASSKTRWEVSGSHRKMRPQKGMGMARIGTRQSPLMRHGGKVFGPKPRDFSTKLNRKVYDLAWRTALSYRYRRGELIVTEDGLDLPLPDEFLYAASKGVLGREIEDGFVSRYLAELLAGLKWGKEHGRTTFITGDRRPNLFTGLEAGGENGRALELDDVDVKDLLETGRIVIERSALREMIKMHSSDLVQRVQVPGLRTKPQLGTAIVQ, from the exons atggccggcaAGGGCATCAAGAGCCTGAGCGAGGCGCTGAGGGGCCTGAGCCTCGGGGCCCAGCCGTGCCGGACAAGACCG GCCCGGAAAGCGGCAATGGGGTGCACACGGACCATGGCGACAGCGGTGGAGGGGAAGCCCTCGAACATCACAAGATCCGTCAGCGAGGTGTACACGCCAT TAACCACGGTGCCCGTCACCATCCACGCCTTCCCCACGCTCGAACCGCGCTCCCTCGAAGCCTGGTCCACCAAGCATCTCTACCTCCCTCTGCGCCGCGACATCCTCCACCTGGCCGTCGTCTACGAAGGCGACAAGACGCGGCAGggcacggcctcgtccaagACGCGCTGGGAAGTCTCCGGTAGCCACCGCAAGATGCGCCCGCAAaagggcatgggcatggccCGCATCGGCACGCGGCAGTCGCCGCTCATGAGGCACGGTGGCAAGGTGTTTGGCCCCAAGCCGCGCGACTTTAGCACCAAGCTCAACCGCAAGGTGTACGACCTTGCGTGGCGCACCGCCCTCTCCTACCGCtaccgccgcggcgagctcatcgtgaccgaggacggcctcgacctgccgctgccggacgAGTTCCTCTACGCCGCCTCCAAGggggtcctcggccgcgagatcgaggacGGCTTCGTCAGCAGgtacctggccgagctgctggccggcctaAAGTGGGGCAAGGAGCACGGCCGCACCACCTTCATCACGGGCGACCGGAGGCCCAACCTGTTTACGGGcctggaggccggcggcgagaacggccgggcgctggagctcgacgacgtcgacgtcaagGATCTGCTGGAGACGGGGAGGATCGTCATTGAGCGCTCGGCGCTGAGGGAGATGATCAAGATGCACTCGAGCGACCTTGTGCAGCGCGTGCAGGTCCCTGGCTTAAGGACGAAGCCGCAGCTGGGCACGGCGATTGTGCAGTAA